Genomic DNA from Garra rufa chromosome 18, GarRuf1.0, whole genome shotgun sequence:
TGTGAATAATCAACTTGGGAACTATAAAATTTTACCCTGTTCACCTGTatcttgttaatttttttttctgtagctcGTAAGCCCCCCAAACCCCCACGGCCCTCGCTACCTCTCAAATGCACCCCTGAATTGGACCAGTCTGATCTGAACACCAGGGCTGAGCCTCGAGACACTTGTGGCGTTCAGACGGACTTCGATGAAATCTTCGGTGAAATCTCGCCCATAGACCTCATCCCCACTGCCATCACTTCCACCACTTCCACCAAGATCATCCTCGATTCACCAGGAGACCTGATGAAAGAGGAGCCGAGTGTACGTCCCAGACCTCGGCCACGCTCCAAAATCTCCCTGCAACCCATCGAGGACGTTCCAGACCAGCCGTTGACAAGGGAGGTGAAAGTTCAGACTTTGGTGCGTCTGAAAGACGACGGGGTTGACAATATGTTTGCCGGGTTCGATGAAGCTCCGTCGAACTTCTCCAGCAAATACCTACAAGACCTGATGGAGGTGTTTGGTTCGGACGAAATGCTTGTCCAGCATGGAGAAAGCCAACGAAGTGATGCAAGCATTGTAAAAGAAGAGGACAGTAAGGCTGTTTGTGATGCTCCACCCGCCGTTATAACGCCTGAACCAGTAGAACCGCCAAACAGACCACAACCGCGACCTAGAACTCAGAAATCCAAACCCCAGCTTGCTCCCAAACCATCTGTTTTTGAAGTTTTTGATACCAGAGAACCTACCGTTGAGCAAAACCCATCTAAACCCCTGAGTCCACCAATACCAGCACCTAGACCTCTTCTGAACAAACTCCAGAGTCCGTCAGAGTCCAGATCTCCTTCACCAGCAGCCCGTCCTGATAGTGCTCCTCCCAGACAGCAGATGACTGTGGTGGCCTCCAGTCCACCTGAGAGGAGAAATTCCGATGACCAAGCTACAAACACTCCAGTGAAGACGCCACCAGCGATGGTAACCGACAGGAACGTCCGAAAACGTAAGTGCAAACTGGTGTATTTCTAGTTTACTTGAGAGGAGGGATGCACAGTTTGGGGGAAAAAcattaaatgcaatttaaaatgtgattgctttaaagtaaatttaaaatgcagtttacaaAATTATTAAGGCTTTCTTTGCTTGTTTGcacaatttgggaaaaaaatcGAATTcccatttttattataaaaatttaaattgcgatgaatgcaattttaaaatgcaatggaaaaaaaaaacgctcAAGATTTGCTTTGCTTGATTGCACAATTGTGACCCTGaatcacaaaatcagtcataagtagcaggggtatatttgtagcaatagccaatgagtctaaattattgattttttttaatgccaaaaatcattaggatagtaagtaaagatcatgttccatgaatatattttgtaaatttcctactgtaaatatgtgaccctggtcgacaaaaccagtcttaagtcgctggggtatatttgtagcaatagccaaaaatacattgtatgggtcaaaattattgatttttcttttatgcgaaaaatcattaggaaattaagtaaagatcatgttccatgaagattttttgtaaaattcctactataaatatatcaaaatgtaatttttgattagtaatatgcattaagaacttcatttggacaactttaaaggttattttctcagtatttagattttttttccctaaTTTTTTGGGAAATGAGGATTGTGAAAAATGCAATAGAAAAGGTAAAGATTTGCTTTGCTTGTTtgcacaattgtgaccctggatcacaaaactagTCGTAAGTTTCACGggtaatatttgtagcaatagctaacaatatattgcatgggtcaaaattattaagatcatgtaccatgaagatattttgtacatttcctattgtaaatatatccaaacttaatttttgattagtaatatgcattgctaagagcttcatttggacaactttaaaggtgcttttcttaaaatttagtttttattgcaccctcagattccagattttcaaatagtgtctcggtcaaatattgacctatcctaacaaaccatacatcaataaaaagcctatttattcatcTCAAAATTGATGCTTTtgtctggttttgtggaccagggtgaCAATTTTTCCAGgtaaaaatttagattttttttttttttctgataaaaattgtaatttgcaaTTGAATGCAATTTAAATTCTGattcttaaaatgtaaaaacttaaaaatgaaaagctcAAGTTTTGCTTGTTTGCACAATTTGGGGGAacaatctaattgcgattttttcTGAGAAACTTtggtttcctttttttctttGCTCAATTTGGGAAAATAATCTAATAAACAGAAAACTACAGTTTCAATAAACGCtatttaaatgcatgttattagaTGCAAAAAAGCTcaaattttgctttgttttttagtAATGCACAATTTGgctaaaaaatgattaaaaataacgattattattattattgttaccaAACATATTagataaaatgacaaatattgcTCCTagagtatttattttaaatataataataataataataataataataataataataataatagtaaataaaaagtaaaataaataattactaaataaataataatttaattttacaatacaaatatagaattacaataatatttttgGCTGTGTTCACTTCTTTATtttcaaacaaaaaaattatcaagcttttattttggcccCTTAAAGCTTCTTTTTTGTTCACAGCAGacgttgttttttttgttttttacacgtTTCTCATTACAAGTTTGAGGTGTTTGGTGCAGTTTGCGTTTTCAAATGCACATTAAACACTGAAACACGCaaagcatatatttatttaattaaatcaaagTCTTTGTGATTTAATAATCAGAAactcatttaaattttatttcgtTTAATCGTGCAGCATCATTTGCTACTGATCATCTCAGTCTAAACTTAACTTTGCACTGCTTTATATTTAATGAGTGTTTGTGTTTATAACCAGGCCCGTCAGTCCCTAAACTCTCCCGTCCGCCTCCACCTTTGCTCAGAAAGACGATGTCCAGCTCACAGGTGAGTTATACCTGCTTCTAAACCTTTATTAAGTAATAGTTTGAGTTATTTAATGTTGAtgatgagtgtgtgtgtttaggcCGCGGTGGATGTTTCCAGAGCTGCTGATGACTCCATTCCTTCTCTCCCTCCGAGGTACTGCTGCATTTTTCTACAAAATTAGCTGTCTGGTTTGTTTTTTCCCAAGTGGCATTCTCTCATTCTCTCTGTTTGTGTCTCAGACCCAGCGGTGGCAGACTCCTCCCACTCCGACCTCCTCCAATCAAAATGACCAAACCTCCAGGCTCTGCTCCTGCTGTGACCAATCAGCTGCCAAGCAGCAGGGTGCCAAAGAAAGGCCCGCCCCTTCCACCTCGGCCCAGACCAGGACATCCACTGTACAAACGCTATTCTGTGAGTGTTTGGGAATAACTCTGAGAAAATGTCTTGTGTGTTATTTACGGGGGATGATTTTGTCATTATAACCTATTCTaatcaaacaaaccaaaaaaatcaCTGGCAGAAAATAttcactgctgctcaaaagtttgggatcagtaagatttttaatgtttttttaaataattatcttATGCTCATAGGCTGCTTTTACttgatcagaaaaaaaaaatatgttgtgaaatattattatagctTAAAATAATCGTGTTCTataataatatgttttaatatattttatttatattttacttcagtttccagtgtcacatgattcttcaaacataattttaatatgttgaaaacagttgtgctgcttaatattttaactttttcaggatttttgatgaatacagcAAAGAACAGCTCATTtctatcagtttaacacatccttggtgaataaaagtattaatttactgACCCTAgacttttagatggtagtttatattgttgcaaaagatttcagtttatttatttatttatttatttatttatttatttatttataaacagaAATCTTAACCTTTAAATCTTAACCAGAAATCTTAATCTTTACTACAACTAAACTACATTATACTAAATTTTAACTAcgttaaagctaaatagaaataatagtataaaaaaataataaacatgacAAAAGCATATAACAAAAAATGCTTAAATTAAATGGACTGAAATAAagtatgcaattaaattaaatcaaataaaaatattctaACTTAATCTTAAAAAACTTCtcttaatctttaaaaaaagttgaaatcTTGCCATGCCAACTGAAATACGTTGTagtactaaaattactgaaatataaatattatatataacattAACTTAACAACCTAAAAAAAATTTAGTACTAAAATTaatgaaactaaaactgaaatactaactaaataaaatgaaatataataacaagcaatcaaataaaataaaatataaatattgcacAAAACTTAAAAGGAAATGGTTGCATTGGCAACTGaaataagtactaaaatgactaaaacaaactgaaataccaacgaaataaaatgaaaaaataataaaataataaaattaaaataagttaTAATTAGTTAAAGCTAAAGTAACTAAATgactaaaacaaaaaattaaagtcaaatccaaaaatataaaattagaaTTCATAATATATTAATACATACTAGGGTTGCAAAAATGTGGAAAATGTCCAGTAAATTTCGGAAATCCAggatttccaggatttttttgtaATCTTCCTGGGATTTTTGGAAAGCTTCCAGAAATGTACCAGACATTTACCAACCCGATGCAACcctaataaatattacaattgtaCGTAAATTACACAAGTGCACAAGTCATATGTTGCAATACGTCTGTGAGATTGCATAAATCACCATCCACTTTCAGTATTTGGAAAACAGCAGCTCACACATATCTTTGTGCTCTGCAGAAGAAAAGGGGACAAATGACTGTTCATTTATGggagaactgtccctttaaatgtatttgaaaatGAATAATCCTAGGAAGTCCAAGAATAACTCTCTGTGTAAACAGCAGCTGGTTTTATAGTTAATAGAAAGCTGATTGTGTTTTTGCACCAGAGCAAAGCTTCTAAAGGAGATGCAGAGCTGGAGAATATCAGCAAAGAGCAAGAGGAAACATCTGAGGAAACATCTTTGCATGTtagtgtacaaacacacacaaacacacacacttgcaAATTATTGCAAATGATGTAAACTGTATTTTATTAATCATTAAACATTATTTCCTGCTTCAGGAAGAGGAGCACCTGATTGTCCTGGATGATGCAGATGTTCCACAAACACCGTCAAACACACTCCACGACCTTATTATATGCCCGTCAGGAGAGGTCAAAGGTCAAGATGTGACCGTCAGTGAGCTGCTGCTGGAGGACAAGCCCTCGGAGCCGCAGATggaacaaaacacacaaaacaggTGAAACATGATGAGAAATCATATCTAATGCAATATTTAAGATAATTTCGATTCTTAAAGTGATATTGTaaaagtatatatgtgaccctggaccacaaaaccagtcttaagtcgctggggtatatttgtagcaatagccaaaaatacattgtatgggtcaaaattattgatttttcttttatgccaaaaatcattaggaaattaagtaaagatcatgttccatgaagatattttgtaaaattcctactgtaaacctatccaaatgtaatttttgattagcaatatgcattgttaagaacttaatttggacaactttaaaggtgattttctcagtattttgatttttttgcatcctcagatttcagattttcaaatagatgtatctcggccaaatattgtcctatcctaacaaaccatacatcaatagaaaacttatttattgagcttccatatgatgtatacatctcagttttgtaaaatttaaccttatgactggttttgtggtccagggtcacatatgagcctTTTGAGTGATGGAAAATTCATGGGTCGTTAAAAATAATGTCAGTCACTAAACTGATGTCAGTGAAACTCGCATAATTCATAAACATCATCTCCTGTGTTGCTCCGTCCAGGTGTGTCGAGGCACGTTTTGCATTCGAGGGCGAGGAGGGTGAGCTGTCGTTTAGCGAGGGCGATGTCATCACTCTCGTGGAATATGTAAATGAGGAGTGGGGGCGTGGCCTCCTCAACGGACAGACCGGAATGTTCCCTCTCAATTTCATCCAGGATATAGAGGAAACTGAAGCGTCACCAAGGAAACTGGCTCCGGAATCTCCTGGTAAGTAAACAATCTCCCACTGAATATTCATTAACCACGGACCAATCAGCAGTGAGCGTGACTGAGCCTCGCCAATGTCCAAAGCTGGtcattatttttatgttatagCTGATAATGTCAGTCTACATTGTATTTCACAAGTGGCCATAACCAATCCAgcaccagcctgctgaccagctaaaaccagccaaccaacttaggctggttttagctgttttttcagcagggtatagtaacatgctaatcttattagaaacatgctaacaacatgtaacagtttttttttacagacgctaggacacatttctcaatacttaggtcacttttgcaaaactcttgacacagtgagcacaacagaagtctatttgggctaaactgaggatcaattatcattgttttggcacaaagtgcattcaatgactacatctctcaaatttcatgaattgttttctcactcagacacaacaactgacaaaaatctttgtacgtacaggacattttgcgcgtgcttacatactgttttcaaaactgttaaacttatgttcaaaacagtaacataatgcaaaactgaataagatgatgaatttattgaaacatatttcaaatctaaaaatgcagtttaaccagcCACAGCTGATTCTCATTGTGGATGAACATCTACACAGGTGTTACTCTTTCAATTTCATTACATGGGAGACAACTGCTGAATAGGTTTGTATTGTGATGTAAACATGgacccaaataaaaataaataaacaacataaaacattgacgaattctgcatcatgtctgattcattccagttaCATATATTgaagttataaacaatatatattgcaattataaacagagatgtgtctttgttttacacaagaaaacactgtgtaacgctgcatgttgttagtgttttttagctcattgttttgtgggtgacaaagtgtgtttatcggctgtcaacctttgctagtgttctggaagaatgagtttatttgagacctgaataaagtgttttggtagttgtagtgcattttgaatgtgaaatgaactgctttgccaagctgaaagtcgcttaggagaattgtgtgaagagttttgcaaaagtgacctaagtattgagaaatgtgtcctagcgtctgtaaaaaactgtaatatcatCTAATGTGTCAAAAATTCTCAGACTTCAAGCTAAagctaaagtttgtcttgactagCATTTTATCTAGTTACGATTAATATGTGTATAGATGTATCATGCATCTCTAGGCTGTGTGGGGTTATGATAAACATATTGACTGACAGACCGTCTCTTTCTCTCCAGTGCCCCCTGCAGGAGTGAGGACTCGAGGACGAGCAATTTATGATTTCACTCCTGAGAGTGAGGATGAGCTCTGTCTGAAGGTCTGTGAGCGAAATAAATATAACTGATTTACAGTAAGTACAGAAATGTCAACAGCAtttgtaaagtgtgtgtgtgtgtgtgtgtgtgtgtgtgtgtgtgtgtgtgtgtgtgtgtgtgtgtgcaggcagGAGACGTGGTGTGTGATCTGGAGGACATGGATGCTGAGTGGTTCCTCGGAGAATCCGGTGGGAAACGTGGCATCGTCCCTAAAAACTACATCCAAGTGCTGCTGGACCCCTGAATATAGGCCGTCCTGTCATGTGCCTGATGAGCATTCCTGCATTTTGCCTTAATTAGATGTAATACAGTTAAATGAGGTTAGTGAGGGATGTTTGAAGCGTGTactgatgtgtgtgtgtctgtatgtgGCCAGATGAACTTGTTTACAGAGTTTTAACCCACATTAAACTGATCAGTTATGTAAACATCTGTTCTGTCGTTTTTCTTTAGCCAATCAAGTCAAGtaggattaaagggatagttcacccaaaaatgaaaatttgatgcttATCTGCTTAGCCCCAgcgcatccaagatgtagatgactttgtttcctcagcagaacacaaacgaagatttttaactcaaaccggtgcagtctgtcagtcatataatggaagtggatgagcaccaaacctttaaaagtaatgaacttgatttgtgtttttattttttctaaaaattatttacTATTCATTACTTTTAATAATGAGTAAAATTATGGAAACTTAAACAAACCTAAACCCCAAACCTCAGTGTGTATCCTTGTCTTAGAATAAAGGCTTTTTACTTTGCTTACTATGGGAGTGCCTGGatgtgcatttttttatttattttattttattttttttgtattttgcaacGGGATCcatttcatttttaatgttttgttccCTCTCTGGAGCATGCATAGATTTGCCTGATGCACCCCTTGTCAAGATTTTTTCTTTGATTATTAAACAAACCTAAATTGACCAAATGCACAGAGcataaataatctttttttttttttttttttttttcaaatatacagttgcaatcgaaattattcaacccccttgacatgcaagacattttgttccagacagtttgtttttctaaaaacaaatctacaaaggcattagtacactattagataaagtattttaatacacatttg
This window encodes:
- the LOC141291202 gene encoding uncharacterized protein yields the protein MAEARAEEDEERLRDPGGARRSSEHSDRNKPDQRHSSQGPLSSIRAVIKRTSTRTSSQSDHQRDRRRPEITILSAEPLPSNTWFPGASGAFPPAPPPAPPTWAAGSATVQLPPPSYEQVIREKSREQNLHSTSTSSSSPTSLQSTSTIATQTDTDSPGPKSSATCPARKPPKPPRPSLPLKCTPELDQSDLNTRAEPRDTCGVQTDFDEIFGEISPIDLIPTAITSTTSTKIILDSPGDLMKEEPSVRPRPRPRSKISLQPIEDVPDQPLTREVKVQTLVRLKDDGVDNMFAGFDEAPSNFSSKYLQDLMEVFGSDEMLVQHGESQRSDASIVKEEDSKAVCDAPPAVITPEPVEPPNRPQPRPRTQKSKPQLAPKPSVFEVFDTREPTVEQNPSKPLSPPIPAPRPLLNKLQSPSESRSPSPAARPDSAPPRQQMTVVASSPPERRNSDDQATNTPVKTPPAMVTDRNVRKRPSVPKLSRPPPPLLRKTMSSSQAAVDVSRAADDSIPSLPPRPSGGRLLPLRPPPIKMTKPPGSAPAVTNQLPSSRVPKKGPPLPPRPRPGHPLYKRYSSKASKGDAELENISKEQEETSEETSLHEEEHLIVLDDADVPQTPSNTLHDLIICPSGEVKGQDVTVSELLLEDKPSEPQMEQNTQNRCVEARFAFEGEEGELSFSEGDVITLVEYVNEEWGRGLLNGQTGMFPLNFIQDIEETEASPRKLAPESPVPPAGVRTRGRAIYDFTPESEDELCLKAGDVVCDLEDMDAEWFLGESGGKRGIVPKNYIQVLLDP